Sequence from the Bacteroidales bacterium genome:
AGCGATTGAATCCCGTGAAGGTACAATTCCGAAAGAACCGTAAACGGGAGGTTGGTAAAACCGGCTTCAATTACCCGGATTCCTTCCTGCGGATAAGTCACCCCTGTTGCTTTCTCGGTAAAAACCCATGTCTCCTGTTTGCCGTCGAAAAGGTTCAGGTGGGGAGGCAAAACAAGGTTTCTGTCAATGACCAGACGCAAAGGCTGACGGCCAGGCCACAGGCGGGCATTCAGTCGCGGATTGTCCATCAGCGCCGTTTTTGTGCCAACCAGTATAGCCTGTTCTTCGGTACGCCATTTGTGTACGAGCATGCGGCAAACTTCATCCGTAATCCATTGGGGCGGTTCGGAGGAGGATGTCCTTTGCCGGTCAATAAAACCATCCCGGGTCTGCGCCCATTTCAGGATAATCCACGGGCGGTGCATGGTATGCCGTACAAAAAAACGCCTGTTCAAATGCCTGCATTCTTTCTCAAGAACCCCGGTTTCTACCCGGCATCCGGCTTCTTGCAACCGGCGGATACCGTTGCCGTTCACCCGTGCATCAGGATCAGCCGTTCCAATCACCACATGCGGAATCCTGTATTGCGTGATCGCAAGCGTGCAGGGAGGCGTCTTTCCATAATGGGAACATGGCTCCAGGTTTACATACAAGGTCGATTCCTTAAGCAGGCTTTTGTTTTCAACTGCATTGATCGCATTAATTTCCGCATGCGGCTTGCCGGCTTCATGGTGATATCCTTCTCCGATGATCCTCCCGTTGTGCACCAGCACAGCTCCAACCATCGGATTAGGGTAGGTATTCCCGAGTGCCTGGCCGGCAAGTTCCAGGCACCGCCTCATATATTTTTCTTTTTCCGAAATTTCGTGATTCATGTGCGTTATTATACATTTGAACCATGAAAATGAA
This genomic interval carries:
- the ribD gene encoding bifunctional diaminohydroxyphosphoribosylaminopyrimidine deaminase/5-amino-6-(5-phosphoribosylamino)uracil reductase RibD, with amino-acid sequence MRRCLELAGQALGNTYPNPMVGAVLVHNGRIIGEGYHHEAGKPHAEINAINAVENKSLLKESTLYVNLEPCSHYGKTPPCTLAITQYRIPHVVIGTADPDARVNGNGIRRLQEAGCRVETGVLEKECRHLNRRFFVRHTMHRPWIILKWAQTRDGFIDRQRTSSSEPPQWITDEVCRMLVHKWRTEEQAILVGTKTALMDNPRLNARLWPGRQPLRLVIDRNLVLPPHLNLFDGKQETWVFTEKATGVTYPQEGIRVIEAGFTNLPFTVLSELYLHGIQSLIVEGGTETIHSFVEAGLWDEARIFTGDVRFGAGVQAPVVSGERTEEFVLGSSRLEILYNPAATGA